Within Micromonospora narathiwatensis, the genomic segment ACCGGCGTCGACTACTTCTCCAGCCTCTCCTACGTGCCCGGTATCGCCGCGGTGGCGGCCGGGGCGCTCTCCCCGCTGGCCACCCTGCTGATCGTGGCGCTGACCCTGTTCGGGATGCTGCCCATGTACCGACGGGTGGCCGGGGAGAGCCCGCACGGCCAGGGCTCGGTGGCGATGCTGGAGCGGCTGCTGCCGTTCTGGCGGGGCAAGATCTTCGTACTGGTGCTGCTCGGCTTCGTGGCCACCTCGTGGATCGTCACGATCACGCTGTCGTCCGCGGACGCCACGGTGCACCTGCTGGAGAACCCGTACCTGCCGAATTCGTTCCCGCACGGCGGCACCGCCGCGGTGGTGGTGACCGGGGTGCTGCTGCTCATCCTCGGTGGCGTGTTCCTGATGGGGTTCCGGGAGGCGGTGCAGGTCGCCATCCCCCTCGTCGCGGTCTTCCTCGTGCTGAACGCGGTGATCGTGGTCGTCAGCCTGTCGCACATCATCGCCGACCCGACGGTGGTCAGTGGCTGGACGCAGCGGTTGACCACCACCGGCGGGGTCGGCGGCCTGGTTCGCACGTCCGTGCTGGCCTTCCCGCTGCTGGTGCTGGGGCTCTCCGGTTTCGAGACCGGGGTCAGCATGATGCCACTGATCAAGGGAAACGGCGTGGACGCCGAGGCGCGGCTGCGGGCACGGATCCGCAACACCCGCAAGCTGCTCGCGGCCGCGTCGCTGATCATGTCGGTCTACCTGATCGCCACCACGTTCGTCACCACGGTGCTGATCCCGCCCAAGGAGTTCCAGCCCGGCGGAGCCGCCAACGGGCGGGCGCTGGCCTGGGTGGCCCATGAGCACCTGGGCGAGGGGTTCGGCACGATCTACGACATCAGCAGCATCCTCATCCTCTGGTTCGCCGGCGCCTCGGCGATGGCCGGGCTGATCAACATCGTGCCCCGCTACCTGCCCGCGTACGGCATGGCGCCGGAGTGGGGGCGGGCCATCCGCCCGGTGGTGCTGGTCTACACGGCGATCAGCATCGCCATCACGGTCGCCTTCCGCGCCGACGTGAACGCCCAGGCCGGCGCGTACGCCACCGGGATCCTGGCGATGATGGTCTCCGGCTCGATCGCGGTGACCATCTCGGCGTACCGGGCGCGGCAC encodes:
- a CDS encoding APC family permease; amino-acid sequence: MAEGRDGASQPRRPRGRRNQAQAAAADRALRAARDPGYGDRAGREPVQIPACVESPVRPREPASRLSRWLSQHQVQPVGPETREHQAASHAWWQVMCLTGVDYFSSLSYVPGIAAVAAGALSPLATLLIVALTLFGMLPMYRRVAGESPHGQGSVAMLERLLPFWRGKIFVLVLLGFVATSWIVTITLSSADATVHLLENPYLPNSFPHGGTAAVVVTGVLLLILGGVFLMGFREAVQVAIPLVAVFLVLNAVIVVVSLSHIIADPTVVSGWTQRLTTTGGVGGLVRTSVLAFPLLVLGLSGFETGVSMMPLIKGNGVDAEARLRARIRNTRKLLAAASLIMSVYLIATTFVTTVLIPPKEFQPGGAANGRALAWVAHEHLGEGFGTIYDISSILILWFAGASAMAGLINIVPRYLPAYGMAPEWGRAIRPVVLVYTAISIAITVAFRADVNAQAGAYATGILAMMVSGSIAVTISAYRARHPFAGLGFTVLSLVLLYALTENVIEKPDGIAISGLFIAGIIAVSLISRVSRTTELRAERIEFDEPARRFVAESVAHDGQLHLIANKRQSGAIKEYRFKERAQRGMNPVPGAADVLFLEIDVSDPSQFSQVLRVYGVEAGGYRILRASSPAAPNAIAAILLALRDATGVRPHCHFEWSEGNPIAHLLRYLILGRGDTPPVVREIIRKSEPDPTRRPGIHVG